Proteins encoded together in one Epinephelus moara isolate mb chromosome 2, YSFRI_EMoa_1.0, whole genome shotgun sequence window:
- the LOC126404608 gene encoding flotillin-2, producing the protein MGNCLTVGPNEALVVSGGCCGSDQKTYAVGGWAWAWWLISDTQRITLEIMTLQPRCEDVETAEGVAITVTGVAQVKVMTDQDLLGVACEQFLGKSVMEIKAVVLQTLEGHLRSILGTLTVEQIYQDRDQFAKLVREVAAPDVGRMGIEILSFTIKDVYDKLDYLSSLGKTQTAAVQRDADIGVAEAERDAGIREAECKKEMMDVKFLADTKMANSKRELELQKAAFNQEVNTKKAEAQLAYELQAAKEQQKIRLEEIEIQVVQRKKQIVIEDREIDRTDKELIATIKRPAEAEAFKMQQLAEGQKMKTVLIAQAQAEKIKKIGEAEASSIEAVGKAEAEKMRLKAEAYQQYGEAAKTALVLEALPKIAAKVAAPLSKTNEIVILSGESSRVTGEVNRLLAELPVSVNALTGVDLSKIPLLQKMSSAQA; encoded by the exons ATGGGGAACTGCTTAACTGTGGGGCCGAACGAAGCTCTGGTGGTCTCCG GTGGTTGCTGTGGCTCTGATCAAAAGACCTATGCTGTGGGAGGCTGGGCCTGGGCTTGGTGGCTCATCTCAGACACCCAAAG GATAACTCTGGAGATCATGACTCTGCAGCCCCGATGTGAGGATGTAGAGACAGCAGAGGGGGTAGCCATCACTGTCACAGGGGTGGCTCAG GTCAAAGTCATGACAGATCAGGACTTACTGGGGGTGGCTTGTGAGCAGTTCCTGGGTAAATCAGTCATGGAAATCAAAGCTGTGGTTCTGCAGACTCTGGAGGGACATCTCCGCTCAATTCTTG GTACCCTGACCGTAGAGCAGATCTATCAGGACAGGGACCAGTTTGCTAAATTGGTGCGGGAGGTAGCAGCTCCAGACGTGGGAAGGATGGGCATCGAGATTCTCAGCTTTACTATCAAG GATGTGTATGATAAACTGGATTACCTGAGCTCCCTTGGGAAGACCCAGACTGCAGCTGTCCAGAGGGATGCAGACATTGGTGttgctgaggcagagagagatgcTGGGATACGG GAAGCGGAATGTAAGAAGGAGATGATGGACGTGAAATTCCTGGCTGACACCAAGATGGCCAACTCCAAACGAGAACTGGAGCTGCAGAAAGCTGCTTTTAACCAGGAGGTCAACACCAAG AAAGCAGAGGCCCAGCTGGCGTACGAGCTGCAGGCAGCAAAGGAGCAGCAAAAGATCCGCCTGGAGGAGATTGAGATCCAAGTGGTGCAGAGGAAGAAACAGATCGTTATCGAGGACAGGGAGATTGACCGGACAGACAAGGAGCTCATTGCCACAATCAAGAGGCCCGCTGAGGCAGAGGccttcaaaatgcagcagctgGCTGAGGGGCAGAA GATGAAGACGGTGCTGATAGCCCAGGCTCAGGCAGAGAAGATCAAGAAGATCGGAGAGGCGGAGGCTAGCTCCATCGAAGCAGTGGGCAAAGCGGAGGCTGAGAAGATGAGACTGAAGGCTGAGGCCTACCAGCAGTACGGAGAGGCAGCTAAGACTGCTCTGGTCCTTGAGGCCCTGCCTAAG ATTGCTGCCAAGGTGGCAGCGCCATTATCCAAGACCAATGAGATAGTCATCCTCAGTGGAGAGAGCAGCCGTGTGACGGGCGAGGTGAACCGCCTGTTGGCTgaacttcctgtgtctgtcaaCGCTCTCACTGGAGTGGATTTGTCAAAG ATCCCGTTGCTGCAGAAGATGAGCAGTGCTCAAGCCTGA